From a region of the Streptomyces tirandamycinicus genome:
- a CDS encoding FkbO/Hyg5 family chorismatase, producing MTLTHPGAPALTAALDCFFVRPGEDERARTAGRQVLGRVTYGHSGRPPTLHNGAPLVRTAMADAATERITEVWTTDRPVRSGRDGGLVYAEDGEHFFCAVRIDACGVYRDTVRQAYEAAFTLMWRLGYTEPLRMWNLVGDITGPNAQGMETYRDFCVGRAQAFESWSDRIGGMPAATGIGSLRPGIDLYFLACRTGRARHLENPRQTPAHRYPARYGPKSPSFARATLLEPGSGTRPVLYVSGTASIVGDDTVHPDDFGRQCAVTLANIEALVSPENLARHGLAGGFRLADLDCVKVYVRDARDLPAARAHCAEAFRADADVACFNVGVCRPDLLVEIEGICR from the coding sequence GTGACGCTCACCCACCCCGGCGCGCCGGCTCTGACGGCCGCCCTGGACTGCTTCTTCGTGAGGCCCGGCGAGGACGAGCGGGCCCGCACCGCCGGGCGGCAGGTGCTCGGGAGGGTCACCTACGGCCACAGCGGCCGGCCGCCCACGCTGCACAACGGCGCACCGCTGGTCCGCACCGCCATGGCGGACGCGGCGACCGAGCGCATCACCGAGGTGTGGACCACCGACCGGCCGGTGCGCTCCGGCCGGGACGGCGGCCTGGTGTACGCCGAGGACGGCGAGCACTTCTTCTGCGCGGTCCGGATCGACGCGTGCGGCGTCTACCGGGACACGGTCCGGCAGGCCTACGAGGCGGCGTTCACGCTGATGTGGCGGCTGGGCTACACCGAACCGCTGCGGATGTGGAACCTCGTCGGTGACATCACCGGCCCCAACGCCCAGGGCATGGAGACCTACCGGGACTTCTGCGTGGGCCGGGCCCAGGCGTTCGAGTCCTGGTCGGACCGGATCGGCGGGATGCCCGCCGCCACCGGCATCGGTTCCCTGCGCCCCGGGATCGACCTGTACTTCCTGGCCTGCCGCACCGGCCGGGCGCGGCACCTGGAGAACCCGCGCCAGACGCCGGCACACCGGTACCCGGCCCGGTACGGCCCCAAGTCGCCGAGCTTCGCCCGCGCCACGCTCCTGGAGCCGGGCTCCGGCACCCGGCCGGTCCTGTACGTGTCCGGCACGGCCAGCATCGTCGGCGACGACACCGTCCACCCCGACGACTTCGGGCGCCAGTGCGCCGTCACGCTCGCCAACATCGAGGCCCTCGTCTCCCCGGAGAACCTCGCCCGGCACGGCCTGGCGGGCGGCTTCCGCCTGGCGGACCTCGACTGCGTCAAGGTGTACGTCCGCGACGCCCGGGACCTGCCCGCGGCCCGCGCCCACTGCGCCGAGGCGTTCCGCGCGGACGCGGACGTCGCCTGCTTCAACGTCGGCGTCTGCCGTCCCGACCTGCTCGTGGAGATCGAAGGGATCTGCAGATGA
- a CDS encoding class I adenylate-forming enzyme family protein codes for MTNFVRRLAETALSRGWLERPAYHVDERVHRFEDVLAGADRAAAAFASRGLGPGARILIALPDGIEFVWAFLGAMRIGAVAVPVNSMFHPDEMRQAAGIAQPAAVVSDPGFAGRFTVPVLTPDALRSEARVPPYAPATDDTPAFAAFTSGTTGGPKLCFHTHGDPEVLTRAAGAAVGVTADDVSYSVPRMNFAYGLGNSLFFPLMTGGAAVLTPRRLAPGDSLAVLEKYGVTVFYSQPTFFAHMLGHPDARRVLGGLRTAVVAGEVLPDSLERRLRDILGPRLLNVYGTTEIGHAVLANGPGSVREFTLGRALDPYRLRVVDDAGVPVPAGVEGRLEVSGPTIGLGVPRGGDDPVRLAPGEWYSTSDAATVDADGFVRVHGRLDDVEIVGGINVHPAEIEDRLMAHPAVEEAAVCAVRRDSGISVLRAHAVLRHALDETAEQALRDELLGACRSSLTWYKVPEDVTFVARLPRNPTGKLLRRTVRALAAEDALR; via the coding sequence ATGACCAACTTCGTCCGGCGGCTGGCGGAGACCGCACTGTCCCGGGGCTGGCTGGAGCGCCCCGCGTACCACGTGGACGAACGCGTCCACCGGTTCGAGGACGTGCTCGCGGGTGCGGACCGCGCCGCCGCGGCCTTCGCCTCCCGCGGCCTGGGACCCGGCGCGCGCATCCTCATCGCCCTCCCGGACGGCATCGAGTTCGTCTGGGCGTTCCTCGGGGCCATGCGCATCGGAGCCGTGGCCGTTCCGGTCAACTCCATGTTCCATCCCGACGAGATGCGCCAGGCCGCCGGTATCGCCCAGCCCGCCGCCGTGGTGTCCGATCCCGGGTTCGCGGGCCGGTTCACGGTGCCCGTGCTCACACCGGACGCGCTGCGCAGCGAGGCGCGGGTGCCGCCGTACGCCCCGGCGACGGACGACACCCCCGCGTTCGCGGCCTTCACCTCCGGGACCACCGGCGGCCCCAAGCTCTGCTTCCACACCCATGGCGACCCGGAGGTCCTGACCCGGGCGGCCGGTGCGGCCGTCGGCGTCACCGCGGACGACGTGAGCTACTCGGTGCCGCGCATGAACTTCGCGTACGGCCTGGGCAACTCCCTCTTCTTCCCGCTGATGACCGGTGGCGCGGCCGTGCTCACCCCCCGTCGGCTCGCGCCGGGCGACTCGCTGGCGGTCCTGGAGAAGTACGGCGTGACCGTCTTCTACAGTCAGCCGACCTTCTTCGCCCATATGCTCGGTCACCCGGACGCCCGGCGGGTTCTGGGTGGTCTCCGGACGGCCGTGGTGGCCGGGGAGGTGCTGCCCGACTCACTGGAGCGCCGGCTGCGGGACATCCTGGGCCCGCGGCTGCTGAACGTGTACGGGACGACCGAGATCGGGCACGCGGTGCTCGCGAACGGTCCCGGCTCCGTACGCGAGTTCACGCTCGGCCGGGCCCTGGACCCGTACCGGCTGCGGGTCGTCGACGACGCCGGTGTGCCGGTCCCGGCGGGAGTCGAGGGACGCCTGGAGGTGTCGGGTCCGACCATCGGTCTCGGCGTCCCGCGCGGCGGCGACGACCCGGTCCGGCTCGCGCCGGGCGAGTGGTACTCCACCAGTGACGCCGCCACCGTGGACGCCGACGGATTCGTCCGGGTCCACGGACGGCTGGACGACGTGGAGATCGTCGGCGGGATCAACGTCCACCCGGCGGAGATCGAGGACCGGCTGATGGCCCACCCGGCCGTCGAGGAAGCGGCGGTGTGCGCGGTGCGCCGCGACTCGGGCATCTCTGTGCTGCGTGCCCACGCCGTCCTGCGCCATGCTCTGGACGAGACGGCCGAACAGGCGCTGCGCGACGAGCTTCTCGGCGCCTGCCGCTCGTCGCTGACCTGGTACAAGGTGCCGGAGGACGTCACCTTCGTCGCCCGGCTGCCGCGCAATCCGACGGGCAAGCTGCTGCGCCGCACCGTCCGCGCGCTCGCCGCCGAGGACGCCCTGCGCTGA
- the cmdF gene encoding tyrosine 2,3-aminomutase codes for MTSVETSTAVSFDGQTLTIDAVRRVAEEGAPAAVAPEAVAKTLRSRAMLEELAGQNVPIYGVTTGYGEMIYMQIDKSKEVELQTNLVRSHSSGVGPLFAEDEARAIVAARLNTLAKGHSAVRPEILERLALYLNRGIIPAIPEIGSLGASGDLVPLSHIAGTLIGEGYVLRDGRRVETAAVLAEQGIEPLQLRFKEGLALINGTSAMTGLGSLVVNRALAQTRQAELVSALLNDVLCGSASPFLAEGHDVARPHRGQIDSAANMRALLAGSRLVAEHAELRRQVQDVKEDGREVQRTETYLQKAYTLRAVPQILGAVRDTLYHAQGKLEIELNSANDNPLFFEGEEIFHGANFHGQPIAFVLDFVTIALTQLGVLAERQLNRLLNRHLSYGLPEFLVAADPGLNCGFAGAQYPATALVAENRTIGPASTQSVPSNGDNQDVVSMGLIAGRNARRVLGNNNRILAVEFLAAAQAVDVSQRFDDLSPASRATYEAVRSLVPTLGVDRYMADDVELVAAALSRGEFLTSLAKHTDVELR; via the coding sequence TTGACCTCTGTCGAAACCTCCACAGCCGTCTCCTTCGACGGCCAGACCCTCACCATCGACGCCGTCCGGCGCGTCGCCGAGGAGGGCGCGCCGGCCGCCGTCGCCCCCGAGGCGGTCGCGAAGACCCTGCGCAGCCGGGCGATGCTGGAGGAGCTGGCCGGGCAGAACGTCCCCATCTACGGCGTCACCACCGGTTACGGCGAGATGATCTACATGCAGATCGACAAGTCGAAGGAAGTCGAACTGCAGACCAACCTGGTGCGCAGCCACAGTTCCGGGGTGGGGCCGCTGTTCGCCGAGGACGAGGCCCGGGCCATCGTGGCGGCCCGCCTCAACACCCTCGCCAAGGGGCACTCCGCGGTGCGCCCCGAGATCCTCGAGCGGCTGGCCCTCTACCTGAACCGGGGCATCATCCCGGCCATCCCCGAGATCGGCTCCCTGGGTGCCAGCGGCGACCTCGTCCCTCTCTCCCACATCGCCGGCACGCTCATCGGCGAGGGGTACGTGCTGCGCGACGGCCGTCGTGTGGAGACGGCGGCGGTCCTGGCCGAGCAGGGCATAGAGCCGCTCCAGCTCCGCTTCAAGGAGGGGCTGGCGCTCATCAACGGCACGTCGGCGATGACGGGTCTCGGCTCGCTGGTCGTGAACCGCGCACTGGCCCAGACCCGGCAGGCCGAACTGGTCTCCGCGCTGCTCAACGACGTGCTGTGCGGTTCGGCCAGCCCCTTCCTCGCCGAGGGCCACGACGTAGCCCGCCCGCACCGGGGCCAGATCGACTCGGCCGCCAACATGCGGGCCCTGCTGGCCGGCAGCAGGCTGGTCGCCGAGCACGCGGAGCTGCGCCGGCAGGTGCAGGACGTGAAGGAGGACGGCAGGGAGGTCCAGCGGACCGAAACGTATCTGCAGAAGGCGTACACGCTGCGGGCCGTCCCGCAGATCCTCGGCGCGGTGCGGGACACCCTGTACCACGCGCAGGGCAAGCTGGAGATCGAGCTCAACTCGGCCAACGACAACCCGCTGTTCTTCGAGGGCGAGGAGATCTTCCACGGCGCGAACTTCCACGGCCAGCCGATCGCGTTCGTGCTGGACTTCGTGACGATCGCCCTCACCCAGCTCGGCGTCCTCGCCGAGCGGCAGCTGAACCGGCTTCTCAACCGCCACCTGAGCTACGGCCTGCCGGAGTTCCTGGTGGCCGCGGATCCCGGCCTGAACTGCGGGTTCGCCGGGGCGCAGTACCCGGCGACCGCCCTGGTCGCGGAGAACCGCACCATCGGCCCCGCCTCCACCCAGTCCGTGCCGTCCAACGGCGACAACCAGGACGTCGTCAGCATGGGGCTGATCGCCGGCCGCAACGCCCGGCGGGTGCTGGGCAACAACAACCGCATCCTCGCGGTGGAGTTCCTCGCCGCCGCCCAGGCCGTCGACGTCTCGCAGCGCTTCGACGACCTGAGCCCGGCCTCCCGGGCGACGTACGAGGCGGTGCGCTCCCTGGTGCCGACGCTGGGCGTGGACCGGTACATGGCCGACGACGTGGAGCTCGTGGCGGCGGCGCTGTCGCGGGGCGAGTTCCTCACCTCGCTCGCCAAGCACACCGACGTCGAGCTGCGCTGA
- a CDS encoding MFS transporter, with product MTAGGAPKAGRKEWIGLGILALPTLLVALDVFVLLLALPHLSADLGADSNQQLWIMDIYGFMVAGFLVPMGTLGDRIGRRKLLLIGGAAFGAASLLAAFATSPGMLIAARVLLGIAGAAISPSTLALISTMFQDAKQRAAAIGMWASCFTLGAIIGPMLGGIMLEHFWWGSLFLLGVPVMVLLLIAGPKVLPESANPEAGRIDLPSVALNLGTTLPVIYGVKEIARNGWSPLSGAAIVAGVVLGVLFVRRQRGLASPLLDVTLFRHGRFSASLLGLLAYSLIGGTVMLLMTQYFQAAQRMTPLESGLGLLPGMAAATVSFMVCPIIARKIRPAYVIGAGIAGVVAVLIVFSQLGADTGTSTLIVGFAVFSFCGAPLVALGTNMVVGAVPQEKAGSAGALSQISNEFGAALGVATLGTLGLAVYRAEVENAVPAGIPADAAEAARDSVSGAAAAAQGLPQQLADALMEPVRVAFTGGIHTVAAVSAILIAVAGVFFVALMRHVPPIGQEEVPAEGTPSGEQTLAA from the coding sequence ATGACTGCAGGCGGTGCTCCCAAGGCCGGGCGCAAGGAGTGGATCGGGCTGGGAATCCTCGCCCTCCCCACCCTGCTCGTGGCCCTCGACGTTTTCGTACTGCTCCTCGCGCTGCCGCACCTGAGTGCGGACCTGGGGGCGGACAGCAACCAGCAGCTGTGGATCATGGACATCTACGGCTTCATGGTCGCCGGTTTCCTGGTCCCGATGGGCACGCTGGGCGACCGCATCGGCCGCCGCAAACTGCTCCTGATCGGTGGCGCGGCCTTCGGCGCCGCGTCGCTGCTCGCCGCGTTCGCGACGAGCCCGGGCATGCTGATCGCGGCCCGGGTGCTGCTGGGCATCGCGGGCGCGGCCATCAGCCCGTCCACCCTGGCGCTGATCTCCACCATGTTCCAGGACGCCAAGCAGCGGGCCGCCGCCATCGGCATGTGGGCCAGCTGCTTCACGCTCGGCGCCATCATCGGCCCGATGCTCGGCGGCATCATGCTGGAGCACTTCTGGTGGGGCTCGCTCTTCCTCCTCGGCGTCCCGGTCATGGTCCTGCTGCTGATCGCCGGCCCGAAGGTGCTGCCCGAGTCCGCCAACCCCGAGGCGGGCCGCATCGACCTGCCCAGCGTCGCGCTCAACCTGGGTACCACCCTCCCGGTCATCTACGGCGTCAAGGAGATCGCCCGCAACGGCTGGAGCCCGCTGTCGGGTGCCGCCATCGTGGCCGGCGTGGTCCTCGGTGTGCTGTTCGTCCGCCGCCAGCGGGGGCTGGCCTCCCCGCTGCTCGACGTGACCCTCTTCCGCCACGGCCGCTTCAGCGCCTCGCTGCTCGGCCTGCTCGCCTACAGCCTCATCGGCGGCACGGTCATGCTCCTGATGACCCAGTACTTCCAGGCCGCCCAGCGCATGACCCCGCTCGAGTCCGGCCTCGGCCTGCTCCCGGGCATGGCGGCCGCGACCGTCTCCTTCATGGTCTGCCCGATCATCGCCCGCAAGATCCGCCCCGCCTACGTCATCGGCGCGGGCATCGCCGGCGTGGTCGCCGTCCTGATCGTCTTCTCGCAGCTCGGCGCCGACACCGGGACCTCCACCCTGATCGTCGGCTTCGCCGTCTTCTCCTTCTGCGGCGCCCCGCTGGTCGCGCTCGGCACCAACATGGTCGTCGGCGCCGTCCCGCAGGAGAAGGCCGGTTCGGCCGGTGCGCTCTCCCAGATCAGCAACGAGTTCGGCGCCGCCCTCGGCGTCGCGACGCTGGGCACCCTGGGGCTCGCCGTCTACCGCGCCGAGGTGGAGAACGCCGTCCCCGCTGGCATCCCGGCCGATGCGGCCGAGGCCGCACGCGACAGCGTCTCCGGCGCCGCGGCCGCCGCGCAGGGCCTGCCCCAGCAGCTCGCCGACGCGCTGATGGAGCCGGTCCGCGTCGCCTTCACCGGCGGCATCCACACCGTCGCCGCCGTCAGCGCAATCCTGATCGCGGTCGCCGGCGTGTTCTTCGTGGCCCTGATGCGGCACGTCCCCCCGATCGGCCAGGAGGAGGTCCCGGCCGAGGGCACGCCGTCCGGCGAGCAGACCCTCGCCGCCTGA
- a CDS encoding enediyne antibiotic chromoprotein, with protein MTVKNKLGLATRITAATAVAAGLALAVQPSALAAATAPVVSVSPASDLTDGQQVTVTATGLTPNTVFHLGHCAFVEPEKYGCDATTAKDVVSDASGKVNTTITVHSSFEAVVTSDGAVWGTVDAKKTQTQVGLGSDAGEGGGQPVTFK; from the coding sequence ATGACTGTCAAGAACAAGCTCGGCCTCGCCACCCGCATCACCGCCGCCACCGCCGTGGCCGCGGGCCTGGCGCTGGCCGTTCAGCCCTCCGCCCTCGCCGCCGCGACCGCACCGGTCGTCTCGGTCTCGCCGGCCTCGGACCTCACGGACGGTCAGCAGGTGACCGTGACGGCCACGGGGCTGACCCCGAACACCGTCTTCCACCTGGGCCACTGCGCGTTCGTGGAGCCGGAGAAGTACGGCTGTGACGCCACCACGGCCAAGGACGTCGTCTCGGACGCCAGTGGCAAGGTGAACACCACCATCACCGTGCACAGCTCCTTCGAGGCGGTCGTGACGTCCGACGGCGCCGTGTGGGGCACCGTCGACGCCAAGAAGACCCAGACCCAGGTCGGCCTGGGCAGCGACGCGGGCGAGGGCGGCGGCCAGCCGGTCACCTTCAAGTAG
- a CDS encoding FAD-binding oxidoreductase — MNQHDILPRAFAAPGTPEYDEAAGVFNLAAPARPGAAVTVRTVDEVRAAVREAGARDLPVRVHTTGHASGARHAVDGGLLVRTRLAGGVVVDARRRIARIPAGTTWGEVVAAAAPFGLTAPHGSAAGVGVVGYLLGGGVSFYGRRTGLAANSVRAVELVTADGTLVRADAENDPELLWALRGGGGGFGVVTAVELELLPVAKVVTGAAYWSAAHAAPLLAAWRDWAADAPRRATTSLRVMNLPPVPGVPPVLAAGPVLCVDGAVAAASPDEVAEARRQAEDLLGPLRGIAPPLMDTWALTDAAGVLDAHMDPAEPVPFVGDHLLLAELGDEAAAAFLGVVGEGSGSPLAVATLRQLGGAFADADPRGGVLSRLDAPFAYMGSGPPFGPVTVADLERHCAAVRAALAPWDTGTTVPSLVEGADRPQRHLDADALAAVDRVRARVDPRGRFAGDIAPGATASG; from the coding sequence ATGAACCAGCACGACATCCTCCCGAGGGCGTTCGCGGCACCCGGCACGCCCGAGTACGACGAGGCCGCCGGCGTCTTCAACCTCGCCGCCCCGGCGCGCCCCGGCGCGGCCGTGACCGTCCGCACCGTCGACGAGGTCCGTGCCGCCGTGCGCGAGGCCGGCGCGCGGGACCTGCCCGTACGCGTGCACACCACCGGTCACGCCTCCGGGGCGCGGCACGCCGTCGACGGCGGCCTGCTGGTCCGCACCCGTCTGGCCGGCGGTGTCGTCGTCGACGCGCGGCGCCGCATCGCCCGGATACCGGCCGGGACGACCTGGGGCGAGGTCGTCGCGGCGGCGGCGCCGTTCGGCCTGACCGCCCCGCACGGCTCGGCCGCCGGCGTCGGCGTCGTCGGCTATCTCCTCGGCGGCGGCGTCAGCTTCTACGGCCGGCGGACGGGACTCGCGGCCAACAGCGTGCGCGCGGTCGAACTCGTCACCGCCGACGGCACCTTGGTGCGCGCGGACGCGGAGAACGACCCCGAGCTGCTGTGGGCCCTGCGCGGCGGAGGCGGCGGCTTCGGTGTCGTCACCGCCGTCGAGCTCGAACTCCTGCCCGTGGCGAAGGTGGTCACCGGAGCCGCCTACTGGTCCGCCGCCCACGCGGCGCCGCTGCTCGCGGCGTGGCGCGACTGGGCCGCGGACGCGCCCCGCCGCGCGACGACGTCGCTGCGCGTGATGAACCTGCCGCCGGTGCCGGGCGTGCCGCCCGTGCTCGCGGCCGGGCCGGTGCTGTGCGTCGACGGTGCGGTGGCCGCCGCCTCCCCGGACGAGGTGGCCGAGGCGCGGCGTCAGGCGGAGGATCTGCTCGGGCCGCTGCGCGGTATCGCCCCACCGCTGATGGACACCTGGGCGCTCACGGATGCCGCCGGGGTGCTCGACGCCCATATGGACCCCGCCGAGCCGGTCCCGTTCGTCGGCGACCACCTGCTTCTGGCGGAGCTCGGAGACGAGGCCGCCGCGGCCTTCCTGGGCGTCGTCGGCGAGGGTTCGGGCTCGCCGCTGGCCGTCGCCACACTGCGGCAGCTCGGCGGGGCGTTCGCGGACGCCGATCCCCGCGGCGGGGTCCTGAGCCGGCTGGACGCGCCGTTCGCGTACATGGGTTCGGGCCCGCCGTTCGGTCCGGTCACCGTGGCGGACCTGGAGCGCCACTGCGCCGCGGTGCGCGCCGCGCTGGCGCCGTGGGACACGGGTACCACCGTGCCGTCCCTGGTCGAGGGGGCGGACCGGCCGCAGCGCCATCTCGACGCCGACGCGCTGGCCGCCGTCGACCGGGTCCGCGCGCGGGTCGATCCGCGGGGCCGCTTCGCCGGCGACATCGCCCCGGGGGCGACCGCGTCCGGCTGA
- a CDS encoding class I SAM-dependent methyltransferase codes for MNVSTAPVAAGLTGAFLGAAPDDLAGEFRTLVDALWDAGEAKAGALAAVPDLVSALAEADPGRKGHLAVLLGLLAETEYPDPDGPLTRAVRGHLGTYLELLGTPGGGTPLTLALLYLLAHFPGDRNRILAAASAREPEPEDLSRLDRALATLDLDAPDLGRVWPSPSAWTLNEDERAFDQGWIKELTPEQLTANWENDTRTVLGCTGARAYWAVCNGDPRNLPTAPVPERREVTAPVADATLFAPHLDALRCPSCKSPLASHDGTARCGTCRARYPVAGGILDLTATAAEGDGDAAADFLEKLSRVPSMGLFYEAVARPAFLRVSGSDWGGEVTPADEDRYIAEHVRPVDGPVLDLGAGAGRWTAVIADTVGAERLIALDSALPMLNVLRGRLPEVPSVLASAAELPFHDAALGAVVCWNALQAFYADAGAAIAEVGRVLRPGGTFTLMTFRRSDDPVYRYFQSAHRFPQHQGGLQLFDRDDLKRWLADAGLTVREESGPGTFVFLTAVREH; via the coding sequence ATGAACGTTTCCACCGCACCGGTGGCCGCCGGCCTCACCGGGGCCTTCCTCGGGGCCGCGCCGGACGACCTCGCCGGGGAGTTCCGCACGCTGGTGGACGCCCTGTGGGACGCCGGAGAGGCGAAGGCCGGGGCCCTCGCCGCAGTGCCCGACCTGGTGTCCGCGCTGGCCGAGGCGGACCCCGGCCGCAAGGGGCACCTGGCCGTGCTCCTCGGCCTGCTGGCCGAGACCGAGTACCCGGACCCCGACGGCCCGCTCACCCGCGCCGTGCGCGGCCACCTCGGCACCTACCTGGAACTGCTGGGCACCCCGGGCGGCGGCACACCGCTCACCCTGGCCCTGCTCTACCTGCTGGCGCACTTCCCCGGCGACCGCAACCGGATCCTCGCCGCGGCCTCCGCCCGGGAACCGGAGCCCGAGGACCTCTCCCGGCTGGACCGGGCCCTGGCCACCCTCGACCTCGACGCCCCCGACCTGGGCCGGGTCTGGCCCTCGCCGTCGGCGTGGACCCTCAACGAGGACGAGCGCGCCTTCGACCAGGGATGGATCAAGGAGCTGACGCCCGAGCAGCTCACGGCCAACTGGGAGAACGACACCCGCACCGTCCTCGGTTGCACCGGCGCGCGGGCCTACTGGGCGGTCTGCAACGGCGACCCCCGCAACCTGCCCACCGCCCCCGTGCCGGAGCGCCGCGAGGTCACCGCCCCCGTCGCCGACGCCACCCTGTTCGCGCCCCACCTCGACGCGCTGCGCTGCCCCTCCTGCAAGAGTCCCCTCGCGTCCCACGACGGCACCGCGCGCTGCGGCACCTGCCGGGCGCGCTACCCCGTCGCGGGCGGCATCCTCGACCTGACCGCGACCGCCGCCGAGGGGGACGGCGACGCCGCCGCCGACTTCCTGGAGAAGCTGTCCCGGGTCCCCAGCATGGGCCTGTTCTACGAGGCCGTGGCCCGCCCGGCCTTCCTGCGGGTCTCCGGTTCGGACTGGGGCGGTGAGGTCACCCCCGCCGACGAGGACCGGTACATCGCCGAGCACGTCCGGCCCGTGGACGGTCCGGTCCTCGACCTGGGTGCCGGGGCCGGCCGGTGGACCGCCGTCATCGCCGATACGGTCGGCGCCGAGCGGCTCATCGCCCTCGACAGCGCGCTGCCCATGCTCAACGTGCTGCGCGGGCGGCTGCCCGAGGTCCCCTCCGTCCTGGCGTCCGCCGCCGAACTCCCCTTCCACGACGCCGCGCTGGGCGCGGTGGTGTGCTGGAACGCGCTCCAGGCCTTCTACGCCGACGCCGGAGCGGCGATCGCCGAGGTCGGCCGGGTCCTGCGGCCGGGCGGCACCTTCACGCTGATGACCTTCCGGCGCTCCGACGACCCGGTCTACCGCTACTTCCAGTCCGCCCACCGCTTCCCCCAGCACCAGGGCGGCCTCCAGCTCTTCGACCGCGACGACCTGAAGCGCTGGCTGGCCGACGCCGGCCTGACCGTCCGTGAGGAGAGCGGTCCGGGGACGTTCGTGTTCCTGACGGCCGTCCGCGAGCACTGA
- a CDS encoding epoxide hydrolase family protein: MHPFRIDIPQDQLDDLHRRLDATRWPDELPGVGWERGVPLDYLRKLAAYWRTSFDWRAVEAELNAHPQFVEEIDGARVHFLHVTSPEPDATPLLLTHGWPGSVAEFLDVIGPLTDPRAHGGDPADAFHLVIPSIPGYGFSTLTETGWDTARIARAWAELMARLGYERYVAQGGDAGAVISLELGRIDPEHVIGVHVNMLMTFPSGDPAELAGLDERDQARLAKLGRFDAELSGYMKLQQTRPQTLAYGLTDSPVGQLAWIVEKFLDWTGATNLPEEAVDRDRLLANVTIYWLTATAGSSAQFYYEGAAGVRAAAAGATPPPLTVPVGVAVFPDDIFVPIRSLADRDIPTLTHWTEFERGGHFAALEQPAELTGDIRAFVRTLRPAAVTV, from the coding sequence ATGCATCCCTTCCGCATCGACATCCCGCAAGACCAGCTCGACGACCTGCACCGCCGTCTCGACGCGACGCGCTGGCCGGACGAGCTGCCCGGTGTCGGATGGGAGCGCGGGGTGCCCCTGGACTACCTCAGGAAGCTCGCCGCGTACTGGCGCACGTCGTTCGACTGGCGTGCCGTGGAGGCCGAGCTGAACGCGCACCCGCAGTTCGTCGAGGAGATCGACGGAGCCCGGGTGCACTTCCTGCACGTCACCTCCCCCGAGCCGGACGCGACCCCGCTGCTGCTCACCCACGGCTGGCCGGGCTCGGTCGCCGAGTTCCTGGACGTGATCGGGCCGCTGACGGACCCGCGCGCGCACGGCGGCGACCCGGCCGACGCCTTCCACCTGGTGATCCCGTCGATCCCCGGCTACGGCTTCTCCACGCTCACCGAGACGGGCTGGGACACCGCGCGGATCGCCCGTGCCTGGGCGGAGCTGATGGCGCGTCTGGGCTACGAACGGTACGTGGCGCAGGGCGGCGACGCCGGTGCGGTGATCTCCCTGGAGCTCGGCAGGATCGACCCCGAGCACGTCATCGGCGTGCACGTGAACATGCTGATGACCTTCCCGTCCGGCGACCCCGCCGAGCTCGCCGGCCTGGACGAGCGCGACCAGGCGCGCCTGGCCAAGCTGGGCCGCTTCGACGCGGAGCTGTCCGGCTACATGAAACTCCAGCAGACCCGCCCGCAGACCCTCGCGTACGGCCTGACCGACTCCCCCGTCGGCCAGCTCGCCTGGATCGTGGAGAAGTTCCTGGACTGGACCGGCGCGACGAACCTCCCCGAGGAGGCGGTCGACCGGGACCGGCTGCTGGCCAATGTGACGATCTACTGGCTGACGGCCACCGCCGGTTCCTCCGCCCAGTTCTACTACGAGGGCGCGGCCGGGGTGCGCGCCGCGGCCGCCGGGGCCACGCCCCCGCCGCTGACCGTGCCGGTGGGCGTCGCCGTCTTCCCGGACGACATCTTCGTGCCCATCCGCAGCCTCGCCGACCGCGACATCCCGACCCTCACGCACTGGACGGAGTTCGAGCGGGGCGGCCACTTCGCCGCGCTGGAGCAGCCGGCCGAACTGACCGGCGACATCCGCGCCTTCGTGCGCACCCTGCGGCCCGCGGCCGTGACGGTCTGA